One window of the Colletotrichum lupini chromosome 9, complete sequence genome contains the following:
- a CDS encoding cytochrome P450 3A9 — MASAYILAVYFLVVVLAGLQLKQKIKALKSPLRKLPGPWYAPLTTLHLRYLFSTGTIWKLVERSHNKYGPIIRLGPRQVWISDKEAMKQILVKTDLPKVAMYAEISRDKFSPGLFGEIRQEPHRRLKRFLFPAFTVNYIDNLEMFFKSTVRDVLNKYQTQINEDAVHYAKKGIEVDLMDDLHNVALDIRNVLIPSVLTCTKTVYVKKFFRALGIDLQFDWPAEMITAIDAVVQRRKRTPDVERRDLLQHLIEEGKKPDTGTSMSVRDIVDQMAEILLAGSETTSGTIGCLFLELARNPDVRAKLFASLPSKGFNEEIVTRKSVRNEENYEYLEACIKENLRLHPIASEMGRRTGNQWINLCGYDLPPHTVVSASYRDLHRNEAFWPQAVRFWPERWLSEDKRDGAPAPDMDAYYPFSGGKHSCIGINFAWAEMRMVAANLLQRFDVLEVPDQDIDFRQYITMQFATGHWKVVLKPRN; from the exons ATGGCGTCGGCCTACATACTTGCCGTCTACTTCCTAGTAGTTGTCCTCGCCGGTCTTCAACTCAAACAGAAGATCAAAGCTCTCAAGTCTCCCCTGAGAAAACTTCCTGGGCCTTGGTATGCTCCTCTCACAACATTGCATTTACGTTATCTCTTCTCAACCGGAACCATCTGGAAGTTGGTAGAGAGAAGCCACAACAAATATGGGCCGATTATCCGACTCGGCCCCCGACAGGTCTGGATCTCTGACAAGGAGGCCATGAAGCAGATCTTGGTCAAGACGGATCTTCCCAAAGTTGCCATGTATGCCGAAATTTCCAGAGACAAATTCAGTCCCGGACTATTTGGCGAGAT TCGCCAAGAGCCGCACAGGCGCCTCAAACGTTTCCTGTTCCCTGCTTTTACGGTCAACTACATTGACAACCTTGAGATGTTCTTCAAGAGCACCGTTCGTGACGTGCTCAACAAGTACCAGACACAGATCAACGAGGATGCGGTACACTATGCAAAAAAGGGTATCGAGGTCGACTTAATGGACGACCTTCACAACGTGGCCCTTGACAT ACGAAATGTCTTGATTCCCTCAGTGCTTACTTGTACAAAGACTGTATATGTCAAGAAATTCTTCCGCGCCCTGGGAATCGACCTGCAATTCGACTGGCCCGCCGAGATGATCACAGCAATCGACGCCGTAGTCCAACGACGCAAGCGCACTCCGGACGTTGAGCGCCGAGACCTCCTCCAGCACCTTATCGAAGAGGGCAAAAAGCCTGACACCGGCACTAGCATGTCTGTCCGCGACATTGTCGACCAAATGGCCGAGATCCTCCTTGCCGGTTCCGAAACAACATCCGGCACTATCGGCTGTCTCTTTCTCGAGCTTGCCCGTAACCCCGACGTCCGCGCCAAGCTCTTCGCCTCTCTCCCGTCCAAGGGCTTCAACGAAGAGATTGTGACCAGAAAATCGGTTCGCAACGAGGAGAACTACGAGTACCTCGAGGCCTGCATCAAGGAGAACCTCCGCTTGCATCCTATTGCTTCGGAGATGGGCCGCCGGACTGGCAATCAGTGGATCAACCTCTGTGGCTATGATCTACCGCCTCACACAGTAGTCTCGGCTTCATACCGGGATCTTCACCGCAACGAGGCTTTCTGGCCCCAGGCAGTACGGTTCTGGCCCGAGAGGTGGCTATCCGAAGACAAGAGAGACGGGGCACCCGCACCTGA TATGGACGCGTATTACCCCTTTTCTGGAGGCAAGCATTCGTGCATTGGTATCAA CTTTGCGTGGGCCGAGATGAGAATGGTTGCCGCCAATCTCCTACAAAGATTCGATGTGCTGGAAGTTCCGGATCAAGACATAGACTTCCGCCAGTACATCACCATGCAGTTTGCAACTGGTCACTGGAAAGTTGTTCTCAAGCCAAGAAATTGA